The following proteins come from a genomic window of Pyxidicoccus sp. MSG2:
- a CDS encoding MlaD family protein: MDERRLELKVGALVLATVVGVFVLLWLMGELSVGSNAGLAVDFGHTGNVVEGAPVKLGGVQVGRVQAIRLLPERRDAQGKPMPVQMELAVAPEALGALRTDARVTVATVGLLGEPYLELNPGAAEKALGAGQAVRGTDAPRLDLLAEQLSRFVEILSAMLEKDPEAVTDLAANVSRLTKTLDRMLTENEGDVKVLASELAATSKDLRQLAAFARESFQPGGKGARLLDDAAATAAVMRSELPGLTKSAGTTLDGLAAVTGALGPEDGQRVKLALERFTNAAGQLEGIAARADRVLAKIEGGEGTAGAVLQDPTLYNELRTLVTDLRKHPWKILWKD; encoded by the coding sequence ATGGATGAGCGACGGTTGGAGCTGAAGGTGGGCGCCCTGGTGCTGGCGACGGTGGTGGGCGTGTTCGTGCTGCTGTGGCTGATGGGCGAGCTGTCCGTGGGCTCGAATGCGGGGCTCGCGGTGGACTTCGGCCACACGGGCAACGTGGTGGAGGGCGCGCCGGTGAAGCTGGGTGGCGTGCAGGTGGGGCGCGTGCAGGCCATCCGCCTGCTGCCCGAGCGGAGGGATGCGCAGGGCAAGCCGATGCCGGTGCAGATGGAGCTGGCGGTGGCGCCGGAGGCCCTGGGGGCGCTGCGCACGGATGCACGGGTGACGGTGGCCACGGTGGGCCTGCTGGGCGAGCCGTACCTGGAGCTGAATCCGGGGGCGGCGGAGAAGGCACTGGGCGCGGGGCAGGCGGTGCGGGGGACGGATGCGCCGAGGCTGGACCTGCTCGCGGAGCAACTCTCGCGCTTCGTGGAGATTCTCTCCGCGATGCTGGAGAAGGACCCGGAGGCGGTGACGGACCTGGCGGCGAACGTGTCGCGGCTGACGAAGACGCTGGACCGGATGCTGACGGAGAACGAGGGCGACGTGAAGGTGCTCGCCTCGGAGCTGGCGGCGACGTCGAAGGACCTGCGCCAGTTGGCGGCCTTCGCGCGCGAGTCGTTCCAACCCGGAGGCAAGGGGGCGCGGCTGCTGGATGACGCGGCGGCCACGGCGGCGGTGATGCGCAGCGAGCTGCCCGGGTTGACGAAGTCGGCGGGGACGACGCTGGACGGACTGGCGGCGGTGACGGGAGCCCTGGGCCCCGAGGACGGTCAGCGCGTGAAGTTGGCCCTGGAGCGCTTCACGAACGCGGCGGGACAACTGGAAGGCATTGCCGCGCGGGCGGACCGGGTGCTGGCGAAGATTGAGGGCGGAGAGGGCACGGCCGGTGCCGTGCTCCAGGACCCGACGCTGTACAACGAGCTGCGCACGCTGGTGACGGACCTGCGCAAGCATCCGTGGAAGATTCTCTGGAAGGATTGA
- a CDS encoding phospholipase D-like domain-containing protein, which yields MFRRLLILFDASANPEQVLIAARRLAPAPESVHLYGLSPERRDLEAPRPPSLTSLDRLWEGVREWHVETGVGHQLEDHLSTDAVTRTARQHGSELIVVGPLLATSPRARVSAILALAIRERLHVLSVGAHCPATPSPTSRLAIAAAPDGRGLASVAAFLAKHAPPSELIALTTPEEPEKAGELQTLSRALGVAETLRIESLTRGPMDRAEAFEEASRRWGADLLLVATDAVDDMYARLLGVFGARALQDAHVPTLLLPRTLPAAPLFEERYAVSDSLVLSGQAPRFAVEQVGLLSNVTVPPPGVLTAFEGGAPLGGAQHQGGAVALPASWFSHIQAGHSRALAFAFDSAARQLAPCHVLAPERPLLLIDSHVTSSALQETLTSLADTCHPVFIRLRDSEPLDAHRERLHKLMPGLGAPILIDASAWLEDARADDVPRQVDAQRLLRVAIRLAMAGVSISAVVTRDEHKPVHPFLRTLTPSELMLLPDGLAPTPLPIPDEPDTFSRELTLAGGGRCVGGHTVDFELDNASARETVIAAIEGARSTVHWQCYIVEDDAVTARFAEALKRAAARGVRVRLLADALYSGHDSFGTMNPALVHLSETPNVEVRAIAPLSGLPNLQALKQRNHRKLILIDTEQAFITGRNMGAPYYTSFDEVTLRRTSDYREVPWLDCGARLSGPLVSDLERAFLAEWTRAGGASYPVRDTPSTGTLSARLVLHEGLKDTHTLDTQLALIRHARSSLVLVNTFPLLLELQNALVAALHRGVRVEVLFGSVRPHYGQQEHFPGGTLREVADRYVRSRLDAVIDAGGIAYEFAMPPAPGWEPALERVFPHVHAKLLVCDTTAVAVGSANLDVTAAYWESEALLVVHDAPFADRMLTALAPLLARSRRIHREDAQWRTEAEQRAWVGRNWPSLVG from the coding sequence ATGTTCCGACGCCTGCTCATCCTCTTCGATGCCAGCGCGAATCCGGAACAGGTGCTGATCGCCGCACGGCGTCTTGCACCCGCGCCGGAGAGCGTGCACCTGTACGGCCTGTCGCCCGAGCGCAGGGACCTCGAAGCGCCCCGGCCTCCCAGCCTCACCTCGCTCGACCGGCTCTGGGAAGGCGTGCGGGAGTGGCACGTCGAGACTGGCGTCGGCCATCAGCTCGAAGACCACCTGTCGACGGATGCCGTCACCCGCACGGCCCGGCAGCACGGCTCCGAGCTCATCGTCGTCGGTCCACTGCTCGCCACGTCACCACGGGCCCGCGTGAGCGCCATCCTGGCGCTCGCCATCCGTGAGCGGCTGCACGTGCTCTCCGTCGGCGCTCATTGTCCCGCAACGCCCTCCCCCACTTCGCGCCTGGCCATCGCGGCGGCGCCAGATGGCAGAGGGCTCGCCTCGGTGGCGGCCTTCCTCGCGAAGCATGCCCCACCCTCCGAACTCATCGCCCTCACCACCCCCGAGGAACCCGAGAAGGCCGGTGAGCTCCAGACCCTCTCCCGGGCGCTCGGCGTCGCGGAGACGCTGCGCATCGAGTCCCTCACGCGTGGCCCCATGGACCGGGCCGAGGCCTTCGAGGAGGCCTCGCGGCGGTGGGGCGCGGACCTGCTCCTCGTCGCCACGGATGCGGTCGATGACATGTACGCGCGCCTGCTTGGCGTCTTTGGAGCCAGGGCGCTGCAGGACGCGCACGTCCCCACGCTGCTGCTGCCGCGCACGCTCCCCGCCGCCCCACTGTTCGAGGAACGCTACGCCGTCTCCGACTCGCTGGTCTTGTCAGGACAGGCGCCCCGTTTCGCGGTCGAACAGGTCGGGCTCCTGTCGAATGTCACGGTGCCTCCACCCGGCGTCCTGACCGCCTTCGAGGGCGGCGCCCCCCTCGGAGGCGCCCAGCACCAGGGCGGCGCGGTCGCCCTGCCCGCCTCCTGGTTCTCGCACATCCAGGCAGGGCACAGCCGGGCCCTCGCCTTCGCCTTCGACTCGGCCGCGAGGCAGCTCGCACCGTGTCACGTGCTCGCGCCCGAGCGTCCGCTGTTGCTCATCGACAGCCACGTCACCTCGTCCGCGCTCCAGGAGACCCTGACGAGCCTCGCGGACACGTGCCATCCCGTCTTCATCCGATTGCGCGACAGCGAGCCGCTCGACGCGCATCGGGAGCGACTCCACAAGCTCATGCCCGGCCTCGGAGCACCGATCCTCATCGATGCCAGTGCCTGGCTCGAAGACGCGCGCGCCGACGATGTCCCGCGCCAGGTGGATGCCCAGCGGCTGCTTCGCGTGGCCATACGCCTCGCCATGGCGGGTGTCTCCATCTCCGCGGTCGTCACCCGTGACGAGCACAAGCCCGTCCACCCCTTCCTTCGCACCCTGACTCCAAGCGAGCTGATGCTCCTCCCGGATGGGCTCGCACCAACTCCCCTGCCGATACCGGACGAGCCAGACACCTTCTCCCGTGAGCTGACGCTCGCCGGAGGCGGCCGCTGCGTCGGAGGCCACACTGTCGACTTCGAGCTCGACAACGCGAGTGCGCGGGAGACGGTGATTGCCGCCATCGAAGGCGCCCGGAGCACCGTCCACTGGCAGTGCTACATCGTCGAGGACGACGCCGTGACGGCCCGCTTCGCGGAGGCACTGAAGCGCGCGGCGGCGCGGGGCGTGCGCGTGCGACTGCTCGCCGATGCGCTCTACAGCGGGCATGACTCCTTCGGCACGATGAACCCCGCGCTCGTCCACCTGTCCGAAACACCCAACGTCGAGGTCCGCGCCATCGCACCGCTGTCGGGGCTGCCGAACCTCCAGGCGCTGAAGCAGCGCAACCATCGGAAGCTCATTCTCATCGACACGGAGCAGGCCTTCATCACGGGGCGCAACATGGGCGCGCCCTATTACACGAGCTTTGACGAGGTCACCCTCCGGAGGACTTCGGACTACCGCGAGGTTCCGTGGCTGGACTGCGGTGCGCGGCTCTCGGGCCCGCTGGTCTCCGATCTGGAACGCGCGTTCCTCGCGGAGTGGACACGCGCGGGCGGAGCTTCCTATCCGGTGCGCGACACGCCCTCCACGGGCACCCTGTCGGCGCGGCTCGTCCTACATGAGGGGCTCAAGGACACGCACACGCTGGACACCCAGCTCGCACTCATCCGGCATGCGCGGTCGAGCCTGGTCCTCGTGAACACGTTCCCGCTGCTCCTCGAGTTGCAGAACGCGCTCGTCGCCGCGCTTCATCGCGGCGTGCGCGTCGAGGTCCTCTTCGGCAGCGTCCGCCCCCACTACGGCCAGCAGGAACACTTCCCGGGCGGCACCTTGCGAGAGGTCGCGGACCGCTATGTCCGCAGTCGCCTGGATGCGGTCATCGACGCGGGCGGAATCGCCTACGAGTTCGCGATGCCCCCGGCCCCGGGGTGGGAGCCCGCGCTGGAGCGGGTCTTCCCCCACGTCCACGCCAAGCTCCTGGTCTGCGACACGACGGCCGTCGCCGTGGGCAGCGCCAACCTGGACGTCACCGCGGCCTACTGGGAGAGCGAGGCCCTGCTCGTCGTGCATGACGCCCCCTTCGCGGACCGCATGCTCACGGCGCTGGCACCGTTGCTCGCCCGCTCACGGAGGATCCACCGCGAGGACGCCCAGTGGCGCACCGAGGCCGAGCAACGCGCATGGGTCGGCCGCAACTGGCCCTCGCTTGTCGGCTGA